The following proteins come from a genomic window of Halorussus halophilus:
- a CDS encoding rubrerythrin family protein has product MNPEEFVQTVRDDNETALSRLGSSKSLYAETEGEMEPQVVFAAAADAEYAAAETFEAWADSEANETASEAFGETAAEERDHYEQVTAKLDEDHEPSEVPAVHEYLRDVDDTAGRVGGFLGRTIASEKSKEQMVGFFVGQADPQTAQLFRDLGDDLDGQLERIEALLDEVCESDDDWDRAKETASGAINAAYEEYTETLEGMGVNPKPVC; this is encoded by the coding sequence ATGAATCCAGAGGAGTTCGTCCAGACCGTCCGCGACGACAACGAGACCGCGCTCTCCCGACTCGGCTCTTCGAAGTCGCTGTACGCCGAGACGGAGGGCGAGATGGAACCGCAGGTCGTCTTCGCCGCCGCGGCCGACGCCGAGTACGCCGCCGCCGAGACGTTCGAGGCGTGGGCCGATTCGGAGGCGAATGAGACCGCGAGCGAAGCCTTCGGGGAGACCGCTGCGGAGGAGCGCGACCACTACGAACAGGTTACGGCGAAGTTGGACGAAGACCACGAACCGAGTGAGGTTCCGGCAGTTCACGAGTACCTGCGCGACGTGGACGACACCGCGGGCCGGGTCGGCGGCTTTTTAGGGAGAACTATCGCCAGCGAGAAATCGAAAGAGCAGATGGTCGGCTTCTTCGTCGGGCAGGCCGACCCGCAGACCGCCCAGTTGTTCCGCGACTTGGGCGACGACTTGGACGGACAGTTGGAGCGAATCGAAGCGTTGCTGGACGAGGTGTGCGAGAGCGACGACGACTGGGACCGCGCGAAAGAGACCGCCAGCGGCGCGATTAATGCGGCTTACGAAGAATACACGGAGACCCTAGAGGGGATGGGCGTCAATCCGAAACCGGTGTGTTGA
- the uvrB gene encoding excinuclease ABC subunit UvrB: protein MSDAEEGPLSPDRPEAETEFRVDAPFDPAGDQPEAIEQLAEGYQSGMDKQTLLGVTGSGKTNTVSWVVEEIQKPTLVIAHNKTLAAQLYEEFRNLFPDNAVEYFVSYYDYYQPEAYVEQTDKYIEKDASINEEIDRLRHSATRSLLTREDVIVVASVSAIYGLGDPANYEHMSLRLETGDEIGRDELLARLVDLNYERNDVDFTQGTFRVRGDTIEIFPMYGRYAVRVELWGDEIDRMMKVDPLEGKVESQEPAVLVHPAEHYSIPEQTMQDAIAEIEDDLDDRIRYFERNNDLVAAQRIEERTTFDLEMMKEAGYCSGIENYSVYLSDREVGDAPFTLLDYFPDDFLTVIDESHQTVPQIKGQFAGDKSRKDSLVENGFRLPTAYDNRPLTFEEFQEKTDKTLYVSATPADYEQEQSEQIVEQIVRPTHLVDPKISVADAEGQIDDLMDRIDQQVANDERVLVTTLTKRMTEDLTEYLEEAGVAVEYMHDETDTLERHELVRGLRLGEFDVLVGINLLREGLDIPEVSLVAILDADQQGFLRSETSLVQTMGRAARNVNGEVVLYADERTDAMDDAISETRRRREIQREFNEEHGYTPTTIDKEVSEANLPGSKTDTSGMSTGDPETDDEAEARIAELEDRMNEAASNLEFELAADIRDRMRELREEFDVDVEVEGGVPEPKGEF from the coding sequence ATGAGCGACGCCGAGGAGGGACCACTCTCCCCCGACAGACCCGAGGCAGAGACCGAGTTCCGGGTCGATGCGCCCTTCGACCCCGCGGGCGACCAACCCGAGGCAATCGAACAGCTCGCCGAGGGCTACCAGTCGGGGATGGACAAACAGACCCTGCTCGGGGTGACGGGGTCGGGCAAGACCAACACCGTCTCGTGGGTGGTCGAGGAGATTCAGAAACCGACGCTCGTCATCGCGCACAACAAGACGCTGGCCGCCCAGTTGTACGAGGAGTTCCGGAATCTCTTCCCGGACAACGCCGTCGAGTACTTCGTCAGCTACTACGACTACTACCAACCGGAGGCCTACGTCGAGCAGACGGACAAGTACATCGAGAAGGACGCCTCCATCAACGAGGAGATAGACCGGCTTCGCCACTCCGCGACGCGTTCGCTCCTCACGCGCGAGGACGTAATCGTCGTCGCCTCGGTGTCGGCAATCTACGGTCTCGGTGACCCGGCCAACTACGAACACATGAGCCTGCGCTTGGAGACGGGCGACGAAATCGGCCGAGACGAACTGCTGGCCCGCCTCGTTGACTTGAATTACGAGCGCAACGACGTGGACTTCACGCAGGGCACCTTCCGCGTGCGGGGCGACACCATCGAAATCTTCCCGATGTACGGCCGCTACGCCGTGCGCGTGGAACTTTGGGGCGACGAAATCGACCGCATGATGAAGGTGGACCCCTTGGAGGGGAAAGTCGAGAGTCAAGAACCCGCAGTCCTCGTCCACCCGGCAGAACACTACTCCATCCCGGAGCAGACCATGCAGGACGCCATCGCGGAAATCGAGGACGACTTGGACGACCGCATTCGGTACTTCGAGCGGAACAACGACCTCGTGGCCGCCCAGCGAATCGAGGAGCGCACCACGTTCGACTTGGAGATGATGAAAGAGGCGGGCTACTGTTCGGGCATCGAGAACTACTCGGTGTACCTCTCGGACAGGGAGGTCGGCGACGCTCCCTTTACCCTACTCGACTACTTCCCGGACGACTTCCTCACCGTCATCGACGAGTCCCACCAGACGGTGCCCCAAATCAAGGGCCAGTTCGCGGGCGACAAATCCCGAAAGGACAGCCTCGTCGAGAACGGCTTCCGACTGCCGACCGCCTACGACAACCGGCCACTCACCTTCGAGGAGTTCCAAGAGAAGACCGACAAGACGCTGTACGTCTCCGCGACGCCCGCCGACTACGAGCAAGAGCAGAGCGAGCAAATCGTCGAGCAAATCGTTCGGCCGACGCATCTCGTGGACCCCAAGATTTCGGTTGCGGACGCCGAGGGCCAGATAGACGACCTGATGGACCGCATCGACCAGCAGGTCGCGAACGACGAGCGCGTGCTGGTCACGACGCTCACCAAGCGTATGACCGAGGACTTGACCGAGTACCTCGAAGAGGCGGGCGTCGCCGTCGAGTACATGCACGACGAGACGGACACGCTCGAACGCCACGAACTGGTCCGAGGGCTCCGACTCGGGGAGTTCGACGTTCTCGTCGGCATCAACCTTCTGCGGGAAGGATTGGACATCCCGGAAGTCTCGCTCGTCGCAATTTTGGACGCCGACCAGCAGGGCTTCCTGCGCTCGGAAACCTCGCTCGTCCAGACGATGGGTCGCGCCGCGCGGAACGTCAACGGTGAAGTCGTCCTCTACGCCGACGAGCGCACGGACGCGATGGACGATGCAATCTCCGAAACACGCCGCCGCCGCGAGATTCAGCGCGAGTTCAACGAGGAACACGGCTACACGCCGACGACCATCGACAAGGAAGTCTCGGAAGCGAATCTACCGGGGAGCAAAACTGACACCTCCGGCATGAGTACCGGCGACCCCGAGACGGACGACGAGGCAGAGGCGCGGATTGCAGAACTGGAAGACCGGATGAACGAGGCCGCGAGCAATCTGGAGTTCGAACTTGCGGCGGACATTCGGGACCGAATGCGGGAGTTGCGCGAGGAGTTCGACGTTGATGTCGAGGTGGAGGGTGGCGTGCCGGAACCGAAAGGCGAGTTTTAG
- a CDS encoding ferritin-like domain-containing protein encodes MTRDDNANDNRTRRNFLTATAVVGTAALAGCSGGGSGDETTTGMDTTMETTSEMMDTTTEETTTEEMSKPHPDLDVLNYALTLEHLENAFYREGLNTFSDDELMGADAVSKFNETVRMDVPEYLKVADEHEAAHVKTLSATIEKLGGTPVEEAEYDFGYETPSEYLTTAKALENTGVAAYAGAAPMIKDNDILGPAAGIHSVEARHASFLNMVNSSSPFPKAVDEAKSMDEVIEIASQFITSDMGGSETTQEMAEEPTADRKKDDGTGDVKILNYALTLEHLENAFYRDGLENFSDDELMNADVLSEYGDELRMTVPDRLRAVGEHEAAHVKAITNTVKKLGGTPVEEAEYDFGYGTASEFFGVAKALENTGVAAYKGAAPSVSNDDVFSAAIGIHSVEARHASFLNELNVSNPYPKAVDEPKTMKEVKEIAGQFIVQ; translated from the coding sequence ATGACCCGCGACGACAACGCGAACGACAACCGAACCCGCCGGAACTTCCTGACCGCAACTGCCGTCGTCGGGACGGCCGCGCTCGCTGGTTGTTCTGGCGGCGGCAGTGGCGACGAGACGACGACCGGCATGGACACGACGATGGAGACCACCTCCGAGATGATGGACACGACCACGGAGGAGACCACCACCGAGGAGATGTCTAAGCCGCACCCCGACCTCGACGTACTGAACTACGCGCTGACGCTCGAACACTTGGAGAACGCCTTCTACCGCGAGGGCCTGAACACGTTCTCCGACGACGAACTCATGGGTGCCGACGCGGTGAGCAAGTTCAACGAGACGGTGCGAATGGACGTGCCCGAGTACCTGAAAGTCGCGGACGAACACGAGGCGGCCCACGTGAAGACGCTCAGCGCGACTATCGAGAAACTCGGTGGCACACCCGTCGAAGAAGCCGAGTACGACTTCGGCTACGAGACGCCCAGCGAGTACCTCACCACCGCGAAGGCGCTCGAAAACACCGGTGTTGCGGCCTACGCCGGAGCGGCACCAATGATAAAAGACAACGACATCCTCGGCCCCGCCGCGGGCATCCACAGCGTCGAGGCCCGCCACGCGAGTTTCCTCAACATGGTCAACTCCTCGTCGCCGTTCCCAAAGGCCGTGGACGAAGCGAAGTCGATGGACGAGGTCATCGAAATCGCCAGCCAGTTCATCACCTCCGACATGGGCGGCAGCGAGACGACACAAGAGATGGCAGAAGAGCCGACAGCAGACCGCAAGAAGGACGACGGCACCGGCGACGTGAAGATTCTGAACTACGCGCTGACGCTCGAACACTTGGAGAACGCCTTCTACCGCGACGGATTGGAGAACTTCAGCGACGACGAACTGATGAACGCCGACGTGCTGTCGGAGTACGGCGACGAACTTCGGATGACCGTCCCCGACCGACTCCGCGCAGTCGGCGAGCACGAGGCGGCCCACGTGAAGGCCATCACGAACACAGTGAAGAAACTCGGCGGCACACCCGTCGAGGAAGCCGAGTACGACTTCGGCTACGGAACTGCCAGTGAGTTCTTCGGCGTGGCGAAGGCGCTCGAAAACACTGGCGTCGCGGCGTACAAGGGCGCTGCCCCCTCGGTGTCGAACGACGACGTGTTCTCGGCCGCAATCGGCATCCACAGCGTCGAAGCCCGCCACGCGAGCTTCCTCAACGAACTGAACGTGTCGAACCCGTACCCGAAGGCCGTTGACGAGCCGAAGACGATGAAGGAGGTCAAGGAGATAGCTGGCCAGTTTATCGTCCAGTGA
- a CDS encoding sulfite exporter TauE/SafE family protein, translating to MSLQNVVETPSLGKVQKSFLKYQHFFVFAAPVLFVTAVYFFAPTSGSGGTEYWLEYWWLFPFFLLGATIVNTVGISGSALFVPFLIFIFPLFAHPLEPETLVKIGLISEAFGLSSSAVAFIRYGLVDRRLALTLVGGAIPFVIAGALLSFVIPKPVFHLLLGLALMTASYLLFRADLGHEESESASSGEAIADGGTDSRDLPNDDGKLGPAGVETDEAGTVTRVDQEGDDYVYNRGGYLRRFANYSVGGTFQGLAGFGIGELGIVSMLGTKVPVRVAIGTNHIVVALTAILASLVHVFGGGLVGGHSLSIASTPWNMVIFTVPATVTGGQIAPYVSNALETSTIKKFVGSLFAIISVALFVMVLGAF from the coding sequence ATGTCACTCCAAAACGTAGTCGAGACGCCGTCCCTCGGAAAAGTGCAGAAGTCGTTCCTCAAGTACCAGCACTTCTTCGTGTTCGCCGCGCCAGTGCTGTTCGTCACCGCCGTCTACTTCTTCGCCCCGACCTCGGGAAGCGGTGGGACAGAGTACTGGTTGGAGTACTGGTGGCTGTTCCCCTTCTTCCTGCTCGGGGCGACCATCGTGAACACGGTCGGAATCAGCGGGTCGGCGCTGTTCGTGCCGTTCCTCATCTTCATCTTCCCGTTGTTCGCGCATCCGCTCGAACCCGAGACGCTGGTGAAGATCGGCCTCATCAGCGAGGCGTTCGGGCTGTCGAGTTCGGCGGTCGCGTTCATCCGCTACGGACTCGTAGACCGCCGACTCGCGCTCACGCTCGTCGGCGGCGCGATTCCGTTCGTCATAGCTGGCGCGCTCCTGTCGTTCGTCATCCCGAAGCCAGTGTTCCACTTGCTGCTCGGTCTCGCGCTCATGACGGCCTCCTATCTGTTGTTTCGGGCCGACCTCGGCCACGAGGAATCAGAGAGCGCGTCGAGCGGCGAGGCGATCGCCGACGGCGGCACCGACTCGCGTGACCTCCCCAACGACGACGGAAAGCTCGGCCCCGCAGGCGTCGAAACCGACGAAGCTGGTACGGTGACGCGAGTGGACCAAGAGGGCGACGACTACGTCTACAACCGCGGCGGCTACCTGCGCCGGTTCGCCAACTACAGCGTCGGCGGCACGTTCCAAGGACTCGCTGGCTTCGGCATCGGCGAGTTGGGCATCGTCTCGATGCTCGGCACGAAAGTCCCGGTCAGAGTCGCCATCGGCACGAACCACATCGTGGTCGCGCTGACCGCGATTCTGGCCTCGCTCGTCCACGTCTTCGGCGGCGGACTGGTCGGCGGTCACTCCCTGAGCATCGCCTCGACGCCGTGGAACATGGTCATCTTCACCGTTCCCGCGACGGTCACTGGCGGGCAAATTGCGCCCTACGTCTCGAACGCGCTGGAGACGAGTACCATCAAGAAGTTCGTCGGTAGCCTGTTCGCCATCATCTCCGTCGCGCTGTTCGTGATGGTCCTCGGGGCGTTCTGA
- a CDS encoding SPFH domain-containing protein, producing MSNLFYELGRLTGGGGGDGSGPSGGSSKSREIGRYLAIAVVVLAIFFAVPSLNFGGIVALVAALVLAGIIYSAVEIVGPYEKRPMTVFGEYKKLLGPGINVVIPLVSETHVYDTRTQTLDVPEQEAITRDNSPVIADAVIYIRVMDAEKAFLEVENYKKAVSNLAQTTLRAVLGDMELDETLSKREEINVRIREELDRPTDEWGVRVESVEVQKVMPSQSVVNAMEKQTSAERRRRAMILEAQGERRAAVETAEGEKQSNVIRAQGLKQSQILEAQGDAVSTVLRAKSAESMGERAVVEKGMETLQAVGDGDSNKFVLPQELTSLVGRYGKHLTGSDVSATDSESLDSLAFDEETKELLGLDDVDELLAEMDDVELEDRGEEREKMKEVSQD from the coding sequence ATGAGCAATCTCTTCTACGAACTCGGCCGCCTCACCGGGGGTGGCGGAGGCGACGGTAGCGGACCGTCCGGCGGGAGTAGCAAGAGCCGCGAAATCGGTCGCTATCTCGCCATCGCCGTCGTCGTCCTCGCTATCTTCTTCGCCGTTCCCTCCCTGAACTTCGGCGGTATCGTCGCCCTCGTCGCCGCGTTGGTACTCGCCGGAATCATCTACAGCGCGGTCGAAATCGTCGGTCCCTACGAGAAACGCCCGATGACGGTGTTCGGCGAGTACAAGAAACTGCTCGGTCCCGGTATCAACGTGGTCATCCCGCTGGTCAGCGAGACGCACGTCTACGACACGCGAACGCAGACTCTCGACGTGCCCGAGCAGGAAGCCATCACGCGCGACAACTCGCCGGTCATCGCAGACGCAGTCATCTACATCCGCGTGATGGACGCCGAGAAAGCGTTCCTCGAAGTCGAGAACTACAAGAAAGCCGTCTCGAATCTGGCCCAGACAACCCTCCGTGCCGTGCTGGGCGACATGGAACTGGACGAGACGCTGAGCAAGCGCGAGGAGATAAACGTCCGCATCCGCGAAGAGTTGGACCGGCCGACCGACGAGTGGGGCGTCCGGGTCGAGAGCGTCGAAGTCCAGAAAGTGATGCCCTCCCAGTCGGTCGTCAACGCGATGGAGAAACAGACTTCCGCAGAGCGCCGCCGTCGCGCCATGATTCTAGAGGCACAAGGCGAACGCCGCGCCGCGGTGGAGACGGCCGAGGGCGAGAAGCAATCGAACGTCATCCGCGCGCAGGGCCTGAAACAGAGCCAGATTCTGGAAGCCCAAGGTGACGCCGTCTCGACGGTCCTCCGCGCGAAGTCCGCCGAGTCGATGGGTGAGCGCGCCGTCGTCGAGAAAGGCATGGAGACGCTCCAAGCCGTCGGTGACGGCGATTCGAACAAGTTCGTTCTCCCGCAGGAACTCACCTCGCTGGTGGGTCGCTACGGCAAGCACCTCACCGGCAGTGACGTGAGTGCGACTGACAGTGAGTCCCTCGACAGTCTGGCGTTCGACGAGGAGACGAAGGAACTGCTCGGTCTGGACGACGTGGACGAACTCCTCGCGGAGATGGACGACGTGGAACTCGAAGACCGCGGCGAGGAGCGCGAGAAGATGAAGGAAGTTTCGCAGGACTGA
- a CDS encoding excinuclease ABC subunit C codes for MDGAAVRESASSLPRDPGVYQFQQGETTLYVGKAVSLRERVRSYADPRSDRIRRMVRRADAIDYSVTDTETQALLLEANLIKRFQPRYNVRLKDDKSYPLVQLTDHEFPRIEITRDPDPQARAARGSDGPRVFGPFTKKTQVEVVVKALRETYGVRGCSDHKFANRDRPCLDYDIGLCTAPCTGEIGEDAYLADVESVVRFFEGETGVLADPLRREMEEAAQSQEFERAANLRDKLDAVEGFHGGAGEAVASQQDERAVDVLGVVLEGDDATVARLHSESGQLVERERHAVSIPNDSDGDTRSAAVVSAFVPQYYAERELPDALLLSERPDEQEVLDWLETEGVAVRVPGAGREATLVDLALKNARRGGGEPDALAGLRDALNLATIPRRIEGFDVSHAQGKSVVGSNVVFAGGTPEKADYRRKKLEDVNDDYANMYDLLRWRADRAVEGRDDRPDPDLLLIDGGEGQLDAAREALDDAGWEIPAIGLAKAEELVVTPDGTFDWSKDADHLHVLQRVRDEAHRFAVQYHQTIRDGVSTELDGVPGIGPQTRRKLLRRFGSVEGIRDASVAELREVEGVGEKTAETIGTQL; via the coding sequence ATGGATGGGGCCGCCGTCCGGGAGTCCGCATCGTCGTTACCGCGGGACCCCGGGGTCTACCAGTTTCAGCAGGGAGAGACGACGCTCTACGTCGGCAAGGCCGTCTCGTTGCGCGAGCGCGTTCGCTCGTACGCCGACCCGCGGAGCGACCGCATCCGTCGGATGGTCCGGCGCGCGGACGCCATCGACTACTCCGTCACGGACACCGAAACCCAGGCCCTCCTACTGGAGGCGAACCTCATCAAGCGGTTTCAGCCCCGTTACAACGTTCGGCTGAAAGACGACAAGTCCTACCCGCTCGTCCAACTGACCGACCACGAATTCCCCAGAATCGAGATAACGCGAGACCCCGACCCCCAAGCCAGAGCCGCCCGTGGGAGCGACGGCCCGCGCGTGTTCGGCCCGTTCACGAAGAAGACACAGGTCGAAGTCGTCGTGAAGGCGCTCCGTGAGACCTACGGTGTGCGAGGCTGTTCGGACCACAAGTTCGCCAATCGCGACCGGCCGTGTCTCGACTACGACATCGGTCTCTGTACCGCGCCCTGCACCGGCGAAATCGGCGAGGACGCATACCTCGCTGACGTGGAGTCGGTCGTCAGATTCTTCGAAGGCGAGACAGGCGTGCTGGCAGACCCCCTGCGAAGAGAGATGGAAGAGGCCGCTCAATCGCAGGAGTTCGAGCGCGCGGCGAACCTCCGAGACAAACTCGACGCCGTCGAAGGATTCCACGGCGGCGCGGGCGAAGCCGTCGCCAGCCAGCAGGACGAGCGCGCCGTAGACGTACTCGGCGTCGTCCTCGAAGGCGACGACGCGACGGTGGCGCGTCTGCACAGCGAATCGGGCCAACTGGTCGAACGTGAGCGTCACGCCGTCTCGATACCGAACGATTCGGACGGCGACACGCGCTCTGCGGCCGTCGTCTCAGCGTTCGTCCCGCAGTACTACGCCGAGCGCGAGTTGCCCGACGCCCTACTGCTCTCGGAGCGACCGGACGAACAGGAGGTGCTGGACTGGCTCGAAACCGAGGGCGTGGCGGTTCGCGTGCCGGGAGCAGGTCGTGAGGCGACGCTCGTCGATTTGGCGCTGAAGAACGCCCGGCGCGGCGGTGGCGAACCGGATGCGCTCGCGGGACTCCGGGACGCGCTGAACTTGGCGACGATTCCCCGCCGAATCGAGGGGTTCGACGTGAGCCACGCCCAAGGCAAGAGCGTCGTCGGGAGCAACGTCGTCTTTGCGGGCGGCACCCCAGAAAAGGCCGACTACCGGCGGAAAAAGCTGGAGGACGTGAACGACGACTACGCGAACATGTACGACCTGCTTCGCTGGCGCGCCGACAGAGCGGTCGAGGGCCGCGACGACCGGCCCGACCCAGACCTACTGCTCATCGACGGCGGCGAAGGGCAACTGGACGCGGCGCGCGAGGCACTGGACGATGCCGGGTGGGAGATTCCGGCAATCGGGCTTGCGAAGGCCGAGGAACTAGTCGTGACGCCAGACGGCACATTCGACTGGTCCAAGGACGCAGACCACTTGCACGTGCTACAGCGAGTGCGCGACGAAGCCCACCGCTTTGCGGTGCAGTACCACCAGACCATCCGGGACGGCGTTTCGACGGAGTTAGACGGTGTGCCCGGCATCGGCCCGCAGACGCGCCGGAAGTTGCTTCGCAGATTTGGAAGCGTGGAGGGGATTCGAGACGCCTCGGTGGCGGAGTTGCGCGAGGTAGAGGGCGTCGGCGAGAAGACGGCGGAGACCATCGGGACTCAGCTCTGA
- a CDS encoding ABC transporter ATP-binding protein: MTAIELDGVHKRYGDVVAVNDLSFTVEEGEVFGFLGPNGAGKSTTINMLLDFVRPTEGEVRVLDHDAHDESVAVRERLGVLPEGFSVYDRLTGRQHLEFAIESKEADDDPDALLERVGLTGDGDRKAGGYSKGMAQRLVLAMSLVGDPDLLILDEPSTGLDPAGARQMRDIVREEADRGATVFFSSHILGQVESVCDRVGIMRDGELVAEDSIEGLRDATSADTVMRVTVSDVTEDALQQVRDLDGVSEVAQSGDTLRVSCEGDQKTTVLSTLEDAGVTVEDFETKEASLEDLFMAYTTDREEVPA, encoded by the coding sequence ATGACCGCGATAGAACTGGACGGGGTACACAAACGGTACGGCGACGTCGTCGCCGTCAACGACCTCTCCTTCACGGTCGAAGAAGGCGAGGTGTTCGGCTTCCTCGGCCCCAACGGCGCGGGCAAGTCCACGACCATCAACATGCTGCTGGACTTCGTCCGGCCGACGGAAGGCGAGGTGCGCGTGCTCGACCACGACGCTCACGACGAGAGCGTCGCGGTGCGAGAACGACTCGGCGTCCTCCCGGAGGGCTTCTCCGTGTACGACCGACTGACCGGTCGCCAACACTTGGAGTTCGCCATCGAGTCGAAGGAAGCAGACGACGACCCGGACGCACTCTTGGAACGTGTCGGCCTCACGGGCGACGGCGACCGGAAAGCTGGCGGGTACTCGAAGGGGATGGCTCAACGGCTCGTCCTCGCGATGTCGCTGGTCGGCGACCCCGACCTCCTGATTCTGGACGAACCCTCGACCGGACTGGACCCGGCGGGCGCGCGCCAGATGCGCGACATCGTGAGAGAAGAGGCCGACCGCGGTGCGACGGTGTTCTTCTCCAGCCACATCCTCGGACAGGTCGAGTCGGTCTGTGACCGCGTCGGCATCATGCGCGACGGCGAACTCGTCGCCGAGGACTCCATCGAAGGACTCCGCGACGCGACGAGCGCCGACACTGTGATGCGCGTGACCGTCAGCGACGTGACCGAGGACGCGCTTCAGCAGGTCCGGGACCTCGACGGCGTCTCGGAAGTGGCCCAAAGCGGCGACACGCTTCGGGTCTCCTGCGAAGGCGACCAGAAGACCACCGTCCTCTCGACGCTGGAAGACGCAGGCGTCACTGTCGAGGACTTCGAGACGAAGGAAGCCTCCCTCGAAGACCTGTTCATGGCCTACACGACCGACCGAGAGGAGGTGCCAGCATGA
- a CDS encoding ABC transporter permease subunit: MSWQAVARKDFQDSIRSKWLWALTVLFVGIFALPLFLLFYLEMGTAPSQGQSGTSDVFIYLMKQGTSILIPLISIVMAYAAITRERASGSLKLLLSLPHSREDVVFGKVLGRGAVLTVPIIIGFVVAAFLLLFTSLSFKFVNFLLFGILTVLLGVVFVGLSVGISAAAESNELAIIPSIGLFFWFVVLWNSFANQVVNALTKYAGLGTEGKYQALLFIKLMNPTQAYKTLVDTVLMESAFQSRLLMFGLFNRQKAAQVLGESLPVFLSNAFVVIYLLFWLFVPVAVGYWAFDQADL; this comes from the coding sequence ATGAGTTGGCAAGCAGTCGCTCGGAAGGACTTCCAAGACTCGATTCGCTCGAAGTGGCTGTGGGCGTTGACAGTGCTGTTCGTCGGAATATTCGCACTCCCACTGTTCCTGCTGTTCTACTTAGAGATGGGTACCGCACCGTCGCAGGGCCAAAGCGGAACCTCGGACGTGTTCATCTACCTGATGAAACAGGGAACGTCCATCCTCATTCCGCTCATCTCCATCGTGATGGCGTACGCGGCAATCACCCGCGAACGAGCGTCTGGCTCGCTCAAACTCCTGCTCTCGCTCCCACACTCCCGCGAAGACGTAGTGTTTGGCAAAGTGTTGGGCCGCGGCGCAGTCCTAACCGTGCCGATCATCATCGGGTTCGTCGTCGCCGCGTTCCTACTGCTGTTCACCTCGCTGTCGTTCAAGTTCGTGAACTTCCTGCTGTTCGGGATACTGACGGTGCTCCTCGGCGTCGTGTTCGTGGGGTTGTCGGTCGGTATCTCAGCGGCGGCAGAGAGCAACGAACTTGCGATCATCCCATCGATTGGCTTGTTCTTCTGGTTCGTCGTCCTCTGGAATTCCTTCGCCAATCAGGTCGTGAACGCACTGACCAAGTACGCTGGACTGGGTACGGAAGGGAAGTATCAGGCGCTACTGTTCATCAAGTTGATGAACCCGACGCAGGCGTACAAGACGCTCGTCGATACAGTCTTGATGGAGTCTGCGTTCCAGTCGCGACTACTCATGTTCGGCCTCTTCAACCGACAGAAAGCCGCACAGGTACTCGGCGAGTCGCTTCCGGTTTTCCTGTCGAACGCGTTCGTCGTCATCTACCTCCTCTTCTGGCTGTTCGTGCCAGTCGCAGTCGGCTACTGGGCGTTCGACCAAGCAGACCTGTAG